A single Saccopteryx bilineata isolate mSacBil1 chromosome 11, mSacBil1_pri_phased_curated, whole genome shotgun sequence DNA region contains:
- the LOC136315343 gene encoding large ribosomal subunit protein eL42-like has product MLNIPKTRLTLCKKCGNHQPHKGTQYKKGKDPLCIRRDRKQSGYGGQTKPIFCKTSKTTKKIVLRLECVEPTCRSKRRLVTKRCKHSELGGDKRKSQEIQF; this is encoded by the exons ATGTTGAACATTCCTAAAACCCGCCTAACTTTATGTAAGAAGTGTGGCAAT CATCAACCTCACAAAGGAACACAGTACAAAAAGGGCAAGGATCCTCTCTGCATTCGCAGGGACAGGAAGCAGAGTGGCTATGGTGGGCAGACTAAGCCAATTTTCTGCAAAACGTCTAAAACTACAAAGAAGATTGTGCTGAGGCTTGAATGTGTTGAGCCCACCTGCAGATCAAAGAGAAGGCTGGTTACTAAGAGATGCAAGCATTCTGAACTGGGAGGAGATAAGAGAAAGAGCCAAGAGATCCAGTTCTGA